A stretch of Telopea speciosissima isolate NSW1024214 ecotype Mountain lineage chromosome 11, Tspe_v1, whole genome shotgun sequence DNA encodes these proteins:
- the LOC122644620 gene encoding uncharacterized protein LOC122644620 codes for MEDMTYSVNWKFKYRYWPNNRSRMYVMENTGDFVRMHSLRTGDFFIVYKEESSGKYIARGKKGMKSLYAGELVEPGDHGRTEDRNTRADNQFVLAHGTSSVSAGGYEVMRDETFMANESFDFERDTDGPSGPAFTSLPDLDPS; via the exons GTATTGGCCAAACAACAGAAGTAGGATGTATGTTATGGAAAATACAG GAGATTTTGTAAGAATGCACAGCCTTCGAACTGGTGATTTCTTTATTGTCTACAAAGAAGAAAGCTCTGGAAAATAC ATTGCTCGTGGTAAGAAGGGCATGAAATCATTATATGCTGGGGAATTGGTGGAGCCGGGAGACCATGGGAGGACAGAGGATAGGAACACAAGGGCCGACAACCAGTTTGTTTTAGCACATGGAACCTCCTCAGTATCAGCTGGTGGCTATGAGGTCATGAGGGATGAAACTTTCATGGCAAACGAGTCATTTGATTTTGAGAGAGATACTGATGGGCCATCTGGACCTGCATTTACTTCATTACCAGATCTTGATCCTTCATGA